Part of the Nicotiana sylvestris chromosome 2, ASM39365v2, whole genome shotgun sequence genome, AAAGCCTACAATTGAAAAAAGTATTGGGTGTTTGCTTCACATCACATAATTAAAGTGTGTGTGGCTAGAGTTCTTTTACCTATGCGCATATTAATTCTTTATCTTTTATACAACTTGAGACGCATAGGATCTTTTCATGACAACTTTTTACTGTCTTTCATCGAATAAAAATGTCCTACTGCCATATTGTTAAACGCATTGCAATACCGGGTTGAATGTTGTTAATAACAGTTCATAGTGTACTTAGATGGCTAGTAGGAAACGGAGCATGTCATTTGATGCTGATATGCATGTTGACTACAAAGAATGGAATGAAGCTTCATGCCCCATCTGCATGGAGCATCCACACAATGCTGTTCTCCTCCTTTGTACCTCTCATGATAAGGGTTGCCGATCATATATTTGCGACACAAGTTATAGGCATTCGAATTGCCTGGATCGTTTCAAGAATCTGAAGGCTGACGGTAAGGACTGCCCTTCTAGTAGTCTGACACAAGGCAATCAGCATGTTTCCGTTGAGATTTCTAATGGCTTGGAGCTGAGAAATTCAAGTGCTCTAAGAACGATTCATGGAAATCGTGATTTACCAACAAGACTGGCTGCAGAAAATGATGCATTCCCTGGAGGAGAAGAGGAGAGTGGCAACGTGGCAGATAATCATACGGGCATGTTGGAAGGGATTTTCCAAACTTCAGGTTCTGTATCTTTATTGGAAACGGATCATGAAGAGATCAATGGTAAATTGAAGTGTCCTATGTGTCGTGGAGACGTGTTAGGATGGAAGGTAGTGGAGGAGGCTAGGAAGCATCTCAATAGGAAGTCTAGAAGTTGCTCTTCTGAATCCTGCTCATTCATGGGTAACTACAGTGAATTGCGGCAGCACGCTAGGAGAGTTCACCCGACAGCACGCCCTTCTGATATTGATCCGTCAAGACAACGAGCATGGCATCGGCTTGAAAACCAGAGAGAGTACAACGATATCGTCAGTGCTATCCACTCTGCAATGCCAGGAGCGATGGTGCTTGGGGATTACGTGATTGAGAATGGAGACGGTCTATCAGGTGAAGGGGAACGAGATCCAAGTGAAAGTGGACGGTGGTTAAgtactttctttttatttcaGATGATTGGGTCAATGGACCCTACGTCTGAGGTAAGAGGAGGCAGGTTGAGGGCTTTGTCAAGGCACCGGCGTTCTTCTGGATCTTCCTCAAGGAGGCGCTATCTATGGGGTGAAAATCTGCTAGGTTTACATGAAAATGATGATGCTGAAGATGAAGACGAGGATGAAACTGACCTTGACGTATTCAGTGATATATCGTTAAACTCAAGAAGGCGCAGGCGGTTAATGCAGTCTAGGTCAGATGAAGATCAGCATTAGGCTGTTGAATAGAACCTTGCAAATTCTTGTGTTAGGCATGAATGCCCTGATTAGGGGAAGTGGTTTTCTGTGACTATGGCCTCTTATGTAAATTTCCATATGACCTTTGGATTTGTAATTCTTAAACATTGCTGATTCTGTTTGATTTCATTGTAATATATTCCCCATCTATATTTTCAGTTGGCTCCTCTTTTTGTGTTGAAAGGAAAGAATATagggaaaataatttttttctttgtCTCTCACCCGGTGCACATGGGGGCCTAGCTAAATTCTGGTTCGCGCTGAAAAGTCTCATATTGGAGGGTTAAACGCTCTCTAACAAAGGGGACTCTATACCCAGAGTTCGAACCAAGTATTTACCACTCCATCACAATCCTTGTTGCTAGAAGTCAGGGATTGAACCTCTGACATGCAAAGCAAGGAAACTAAGGGTAAAATTAGTTGATAACAGGCAGTTGAATGGTGAGATGACACATGAACCTCTGACATGCAAAGCAAGGAAACTAGTTAAAAGAAAGAGGGTATAAACTGGATTGGGAAAATAATGCCTTACACAATTCactgatttatttttatgcaaaTGGGGATCAAAAAGATTGTGCTGATTTAAAGAAAAGTTGGTTCAAACTGGATATATGAAAGAGGGAATATTTTAAAGGGAACAAATAAAACAACTCTTTCATCAAGAGAAGCTCTAATTCCAAATCCAAGCTTTCATATACAAGGAATTAAGGATGGTAAGATACATTCAAACGTCAAACTAATGAAATACTGATCACAGTACATTCAATTTACACAAATAGAGTTTGTGTTTGATATTTGAATGTCATAAATTAACTTTATCCTCCTGTAAATCAATATATGCAATAATCGGAGGAGCTAATTAAGGAATAGTGTCACTCTTTTCCTCAGGTTATCAGTGACGAACAGAAGGAAATTTCATCTCAACATTATAATAATGTTctttcctcccccccccccacccccctcAATTTGTCAAATATGCATAATTTTACTAATTCTGGACATGGATGATGGAGTTAGGACTCGAGTGAGGACAACAGGAGGAGACTCGAAACACTTTCCGGTTGTGATGGAATTGCACCAGGAATGCAGTCTTAGCCCGTTCTTATTTTCCTTGGCGATGAACGCATTGACAAGACACATTCAAGGGGAAGTTGTATGGGGTAAAATTGGTTGATGACAGGTGGTCGAATGGTAAGATGACACGTGGAGCTGGATATAGACAAAGGACGAGTCGGAAAACAATTAGTACCGAATGCGACGTGTGTGACTGGTACTGGATGGATTTCGAAGGGAACACAGTCGGCGGTAGAAGTGCAAGGATTTGCCAACGGACAACATTCAATTTGCTAGCGTTAAATGACCAGTCCTTACAGAGAATATTTACATTCAAGGCATGTCGTTACATATTTATCAATGACACTTTTATTCTCATTTAAAGAGGAGTCCGATCCTAGTATCTTGTTTCCCTAGGTAGAATTATTAATAGTGGGGTTAACAACTATTGTGGGGGAGAAAACATTTTGCACGAAAAAGCTATACTTTATTATTTCGCTTTCGTACTTTACTATTTAGCACTTAATTAAACAACTTCAtcgttattttattattattttcgccTCTACTCTCGGAAAGGCCGAGTTTGGAACCAAGCTTGTTATCTTCTTtaattttgtgatgacccaaaaggatATCTTCTGTTTTAGAATTCGATttcgtgttctgaggccttaaaaatctcattttatctctTCACAATTTGTATGCACAGTCTGTGCGTGTATTtggaaagcccttatgtgaaaaatttaagaaaatgatgatttttggcttaaaaagataatttttgttgacttcggtcaacgttttgggtaaacggatccggacccataTTTctacggtcccagagggtccgtagtaaaatatgagacctgggcgtatgtccggaatcaaattccgaggtccctaacccgagaaatgaatttttgaaagaaatcgaTAAGACTGAAAATGCAATAATTTAAAAGATTTGAttttgttggtatcgggcccgtattttggtttcggagccggGTACAAGTCCATTATGATATTTAAACCTTATTTGTAAAATTTGGTGGAAAACGGAAgtgatttgatgtgattcggacttTTGGtcgagaaaatagaaattttgaaaaatatcttgagaatttcatgcaatttggtgcaAAATTCATAgatctaggtgttattttggctatttgatcgcatgaacaagttcatatgatgttttaagatttgtgtgcatgtttagtttggagacctaagggctcgggtgagttttggataggctacagagtgtaTTGGAACTTAGAAAAACAACTGGTATGCTTCAGCTGTgctgcaggcctctgatctcgcaattcgcaaatgcgagcaaaaCAGGCATGGCAATTGCGAGGTCTTTATTGCAATTGCGAAGAAGGCCTGGGCCAgcagagttcgcaaatgcgaacatatcttcacaattgcgaagagaGTCTAGGAAAGggtgtgatcgcaaatgcgatctttttgtcgcatttgcggaggtccctgatcgcaattgcgatcattaccttcgcaattgcgaaggcagCAGAAGTGTGAGGAACTTCACATTTGTGAACCTCAGGTCACAAATGTGACATCTGCAGCTGTTCAAAACATAACTTAAACGGGATTTTCACCCATTCTCTACATTTTTCAAATCCtagaaccctagaggcgattctCCCAAGATCAAATCTTCTCCAAAACTTTGGTAAGTTATCCTAACCCACTTCTTTCACTTTTCCATCAtatttcatgaattttcaactAAAAATTTAAGATTtctatggtagaaattgggggtttgggtagaattagggatttttataaattgggaatttagacctcgatttggggtcggattccaaaatcaaaTGTATatctgggctcgggggtgaatgggtaatcgaatttGGATCTGAATTTCAAgcttggaccaagcgggcccaaggccggattttgactttttggggaaaatattgagaaacctataattatgcattggaattgatttctttagtatttattgatgttattaagttaattatgactagatacgagtgaactGGTGGTGGAATAGAGAGGTAAATCGGTGATTGAGCTTTGAATtacccgttggcttgaggtaagtgtttggtctaaccttgactcgagggattagggatccccgacttacttgctatgtgaaattccatgtgtatGGCGTATAGatatggtgacgagtacctatgcgctaccaaattatcattttagcaTGTTTCCTTCCCTGGTTCCTAATATCTTATTTTctgtcttaattgctacttgtttATAAATGATTCCATATCTAATTGCTTCATGTTAACTGTTGTTTTCTCTATTGAAGTATTAATTGTTTCgtagttttattttattacatTGTTGGTTTACGTTGGTTTATTGATGCTTCATAGTACACTTTgattggtctcgctgtgtagtattaACTGTTGAAGTTTCATAATGGTATAGACCGCCCATTGTTATGATTTGAGGTATAAATGTTATGAAGGGTTTTAAGCTAAACTGTGAA contains:
- the LOC104243539 gene encoding uncharacterized protein — protein: MASRKRSMSFDADMHVDYKEWNEASCPICMEHPHNAVLLLCTSHDKGCRSYICDTSYRHSNCLDRFKNLKADGKDCPSSSLTQGNQHVSVEISNGLELRNSSALRTIHGNRDLPTRLAAENDAFPGGEEESGNVADNHTGMLEGIFQTSGSVSLLETDHEEINGKLKCPMCRGDVLGWKVVEEARKHLNRKSRSCSSESCSFMGNYSELRQHARRVHPTARPSDIDPSRQRAWHRLENQREYNDIVSAIHSAMPGAMVLGDYVIENGDGLSGEGERDPSESGRWLSTFFLFQMIGSMDPTSEVRGGRLRALSRHRRSSGSSSRRRYLWGENLLGLHENDDAEDEDEDETDLDVFSDISLNSRRRRRLMQSRSDEDQH